Proteins encoded together in one Alphaproteobacteria bacterium window:
- the aroE gene encoding shikimate dehydrogenase produces the protein MEIKKPFYKTGLIGWPIHYSLSSYIHTYWLKKYKIKGSYTLYPVAPEKLSSEIQNFIAQDFLGFNVTMPYKESIIKYLNDLTPEAKYLQTVNVVMKDPQKGLIGDNTDGYGFVKYLEQKIPDWRKKIKSVLIFGAGGAAKAIIGTLIKEDIKSIIIVARNKERTQKYFSERYNILSVFAWEENLSFPSDISLIVNATNLGMNGFQDFNLDYKMFNSDAIFYDLVYNPLQTNFLKKAKNQGYQIIDGLGMLMYQAAPAFEKWYGIYPSIDDKLQKFITQKAIT, from the coding sequence ATGGAAATTAAAAAACCTTTTTATAAAACAGGTTTAATTGGATGGCCAATTCACTACAGTTTGTCATCTTATATTCATACATATTGGTTGAAGAAATATAAGATCAAAGGATCATATACTTTATATCCTGTTGCACCTGAGAAATTATCATCAGAAATCCAAAATTTTATAGCACAAGATTTTTTGGGTTTTAATGTAACGATGCCTTATAAGGAAAGTATAATTAAATATTTAAATGATCTAACACCTGAAGCAAAATATCTTCAAACAGTTAATGTTGTCATGAAAGATCCGCAAAAAGGTTTAATTGGAGATAATACAGATGGATATGGTTTCGTAAAATATCTTGAACAAAAAATTCCAGATTGGAGAAAAAAAATAAAATCTGTTTTAATTTTTGGCGCAGGTGGGGCCGCAAAAGCAATTATTGGTACATTGATAAAAGAAGATATAAAATCCATTATAATTGTGGCAAGAAATAAAGAAAGAACCCAAAAATATTTTTCTGAAAGATACAATATACTTTCTGTCTTTGCGTGGGAAGAAAATTTATCCTTTCCTTCAGATATTTCTTTAATTGTTAATGCAACAAATCTTGGAATGAATGGGTTTCAAGATTTTAATCTTGATTATAAAATGTTTAATTCTGATGCGATTTTTTATGATTTAGTTTATAATCCCCTGCAAACCAATTTTTTAAAAAAGGCAAAAAATCAGGGATATCAGATTATTGATGGGCTTGGGATGCTTATGTATCAAGCAGCACCCGCTTTTGAAAAATGGTACGGTATATATCCTTCAATTGACGATAAATTACAAAAATTTATAACCCAAAAAGCAATCACATGA